A stretch of DNA from Coccidioides posadasii str. Silveira chromosome 1, complete sequence:
TCATATATTCATCAAAGGAGATCCAGTGTTGATTTTTCTCAAACGTTGCCTTGTCCCACACAATTTTTGTCGGTCCACCGCGGTAGTGACGCGCAGGTCGAGGGGTATTTAGATTCCGGAGCTGTTTTGTGCTGTACGTCGAAACGTGCTCTTCTTCGGGGTTAGCGAGACTGCCCGTCCATGTTACGGTCACCTTGTCGCCCTCCATCCTTAAATCTTTTGGTTTCACATCTGGGGAAAGGTCCGACGTCAAGAAGTTGCGTTGCTTAGTGGATGGGTCAACGCATTGGGAGCAGGTACATGCATCTCGTAAACGCATGCAATTGAATTGGAGCCAGGAGCCATCGGCTTGAATGAACAAACGGCTGTACTTGGCCGGACTTCCTTCACCAGCCTGCGCTTCCATATACTTGAACATAGGAGGAACAGAGCGTCCATTAGGTAACGAAGTACTCTCGTTCACGGTAGAGTACGGACGAAAAGAAAGCGTTCCTCTGCTGGAGGAGAAAATCGGCCCGCATCTCCTGGAAGATAGCGTTTGAAGAAGGCGGAAGGCCTGAAAATGCGGCGACATTGCGACGACGAATGCAGGAAAAGCGTGCCTGTCATCGACTGTTGAAGTCTCGAGTCTCGTCGCAGCCCCTCATTGCAACTTTTCACACTCACAAGCAGCCCCTCGCTGAATGCCGAGGCAAATATGGGAGCTAAGCCTCTTTGGGCTTAGTTGGCTACTTATGTACAAATGAGGCTGCGGCGACGTCACACCCGTCATAACCTGGGCCATTTGTGCGAATCTCGCTCTTGCGGAGAGCCAAGATGCAGGGTTTCATCGCGGGAATCCGGGAGCAGATAAACTCGTTGAAGCAAAAACTGCTGTGTTATTAGGTATAAGTTACAAGTGCATACATTCTTTCGAGGCGAGAGGAATTTCAATGACATCGCCCCGAAGGGATACATCAATGTTGCGTTTCGTGTTGGCGTCGCTGAGATCGGGGCACGCATCGCGCCGGTTATTACAGCAGCTCTATCTGTATTTCCAGTCTGCAAGCTGTTGTTAGGTGATTGCAACGTCGCCAAGCTCGACCCTTACAGCAAGCGCACAGAAAAAAGGCCAAATAACCAAGTAGCGGAGACAAGAGAGTGAGGGCGGCTGATATCCGCCTTCAACGACCTACCTGTCAAAGTTTATGGAAAATCCTATGCGAAAACATCAAACGTAATTGGTAACCAGCCACTAGCCTCGAAAGCAGCGCATTACGAAATGGGGTCATCGCTTGCCGTCTAGTTTGTGGCGCCAGCAGGCCCAGGGGAGAAGCAGAGTATATTCTATAGCCACACGGCTACGACAATCGGCTGCTCTCTGTGTGGTTCTGCCGTGGCGATGAGCAAAGGAGAATCGCACTACTGACCAAGTCCAACTTCAATCCTGGGCGCAGTGAACTTGCTTGTAGGCCTCGGGAATAATACTTGGGACTGGAATCCCCCGGGAAGTGGAACGCCTAGGTCTAAAATTCATTTGAGTAGAAGGCCAATGACGGTTGAATGCGATTGTCAAAGCATCCTTTTGGAGGGGGGGAACCTCTTGCGATGCTCCAGCGATGAAACAGCCACGGTCGTCTCTGATTGGAGTTCCATTGATTGAACACATCCGTTATGCATTTATACCTTCCGCCGTCAGACCTTTTTAATTAACTTTGAAAGCCACTCAAGCTAGGGATCTTTGCGGGGATTCCCATCCCGCACTTTGGTATGCCCTACTCCCAAGTCCTTGGGAATGGTGGCGAAGGTTAAAGATTTTTCAGGGGCAAAATCCTAAGGTTGCTACAATCGCCCGTTGCTGAGTCAAAGTGACGCACGTCCATTCGACCGGGGGAAAAAGTCAAATCTTCCAATGTCGGCAGAAGCTGATTGATGGGAAATCCTGTTTTGCAAGCCAGGGCGAAAATATGCTCAAGAAAATATCACGGATATCATGAATTGCAGAGGTCGGGAGGAATCGGTGGGTCTGGTACTCTGGGGTTGGACTCCACTCCTGGGCTGATCAGCTTCGGTGAGACCGCAGGGGTGAGATAGGGACAAGTTCCTCATCAGTCGCATGTTGTTTCCCAGGGATGCTGCCCGAACTTTTGTTTTGCCTTTACTTTAAACCAGTCTGAAAACAAGGAAATAACCAGGATCCTTTGGACTGAATTTGCACCGCCTGTCCTTCAAAGTTTTTCCAGAAATGTTCTGTTGCTGCCAGCCTGCGGTTATTTTCGTGTTTGCTTGGTTTGCGCGAGGCGTTTGTTGCTGTTTGCGCTGTTTGCGATGCCCAACATGTTCTGTGATTGGTGGATACGGGGCGGCACAGGTTCTTGGCGCGTGTCCCGGCAGGATGGATCCCGGTGGAGCTTCGCCAGCGAGTCGGAACCGGTATCGGTGCCGATTTGCCATTTCGGTCTCGTGCCCCATTTAAGAGTGGACTTCATCCCAGCCAGACCAGACAGACGGGACATCAAGCAGCTCAGTTTGCTGTCATTAAGAGCTCACAGTTCGACATATACCAAGTTTATCTCGGTCGATTGTAGCAAATTTTTTCGAGAAGGGAAAGGCCGCTTTACTGGCCCTGTAGGTCTCCTTGTCATTGGCCCAGACGTAAAGCGCTAATGTCGGTAGGATAGCACGCGTTTTGTGCCATCGGATGGCAATGGGCTCCTTAGAACTCCTTCCCTTAGAGCTTCTCATCATCGTCGCAAAGGAGCTCTCTCTGAATGATATAGCCAACCTCCTCAGAACCTCCAAAAGGCTTTCGCTACTCCTAAAGGATGAGTTCTACCGCGAAGCAGTCCTCAGGGACAAAGAAATGTATCACGGCCAGCCTGTGTCGCTGATTCAAGCCGCTTGCTTTGACCAACTGGCTTCTTTTGAAGCTTTGCTATATCTGACAAATGATATCAATCCCCCAATTATCAAGCTAGATCAATACCCGGTGTACGATTCCAGAGCGCCGCATCGGGTAATGGCTCCTAAGGGCGTCAGGAATATCACGATTCTTCAAGCGGTGTGTTCTCTTGGAAACGAGAGGATGGTCAAGCTTGTTCTCGACAACGATGTCGACACCGAGGTGCACAATGACCGGGGGTTTACCGCGCTCCACCAATCTGTCCTCCTAAATCAGACGTCCATCATAAAATTTCTTATCGATGGCGGCGCTGACGTTCGAGCATTGCACGGCAGCTGCAATACCCCCTTGTCCTATGCTTTCCAGTATGGGTTTCTGGAAGCGGCAAAAATGCTCGTCAAGGCGGGCGGAGGAAATATAAAGCTTCCTCCCGGTCCCAACAACCCTCTTTCTCATGCTGTCACGTACGGACGGCTGCAGATCGTAAAAGAGCTTCTCGAAGCGTCTTCGTCCTATTTCCCAGAGCCATGTCTCACAGCAGCTCTTCCAGGCGCCGCTAAAACGGGCAATGTCGATTTAGTTCAGTACCTCCTTGATGCAGGCGCTAAAGCCACTCCAGACGCCTTGGGTGAAGCTTGTGGAATAAACAATTTGGCGATGATACGATTACTTATTGACGCTGGGGTGGACGTTAGAGGCCGTCTGCAGGATGGCACCACTGCCCTCTATAGCGTTTGGAGCATGGGTGCGGCTAAAACGCTCTTGAACGAGGCACCCAACCTTGCAACTATCGTCGCAGCCGGCGGGCCGGCTGTAGACCGAGTGTACGGATTATGCGATGCCGAGAAGAACTCGGAGATAATACCTCTTATATTGCTGTTGCTGGAAGTAGGTCCACAAGAGCAAGTTTTCGGCGACACCCTTCTTCGTCAGCGTGCTATTCACTACGCCGCCCAGCACGGCCATGAACCTGTCCTAAGGGCGATTCTGAAGAAGCAAAGATGGCAAGTATTCACACGGAGTGACACTGGCCGCACAGCCCTGCACTATGCTacctcatcttcatctgatTCGAAATTAACTTGCGTGCGGCTACTCGTCGAGGCCGGCGTCGACATTTTCGCTGTAGATCTACAGGGCAATACCGCCTTGCAGGGCACATTCCACAAGGAGCGTCACCCACTAGACGTGGCAGTGACCCAATACCTCGTGAATGCCGGAGCTGATGTATGCCACACGGCGGAGAACGGGGGAACAGCTCTCCTAGATGCCCTCCGCAACCAGGATCCCGAATCGGCGTTGGTCCTCATCGAAGCGGACTCCGATGTCTCGGCTGAGGATGAAAAAGGAAGGCGACCGTTACACCACGCGGCAAAAAGAGGATATTTCCCGGTTGCAAGGGAGCTGATCCGACGCGGAGCAGAGATCTCTCCCTGCAACCGTAAACAAAACACACCATTGCATGTGGCGATCTATCGAGGTTGGAGAAAATATAAGGAGCAAGAAGAGTACGTGAAGATGGTTGAACTGGCGATTATCCGCAGGCATAAGTCGCTGGATCTGGACTTCGATTCGGATTCCGAGACCCTACGCGGGAACGGTCATCTGGCTGTGATCCAGCTACTCTGCTCTCTGGGTGCAGACCTGCACGTCAGAGCCTCCAAGCTCGACCTCACACCACTCGATCTTGTCAGGATGCAGAGGTATTACTGGGAGGAATTTTCACCAAAAGGTCGGTGTGTGGACGGGGAAGAGACAGCGTTGGATCTATGGTGGAAACTCGGCACATATATCCACTGGCAAAACAGATTTATCTTAAGACGATGAAATAGACGCGTCAGAAGAGGTGGGAGGCTCCTCTGCTTGGGTGGCCGCTGATAATCTCCCCCCCTTAAGTTCGGATCGATCGGGGGCCGCCTTAAGAGGACGTGCATCGAAAATTGCAAAACCAATCAATTCATTTGCACTGTAATAATAGAGCCTTAGCTATAGAAACAGAGTATAAATTCTATCGCCAAACTTATTCAATAAATGCCGTGGTTGAAGGATTAGTTAGTTAGGTGGAACAGGGATGGTTATTACATCATCCTGCTCTCAACAAAATTTGGCGATTTTCGCAAATTATTTCGC
This window harbors:
- a CDS encoding uncharacterized protein (antiSMASH:Cluster_1.6~EggNog:ENOG41KOG4177~COG:M): MAMGSLELLPLELLIIVAKELSLNDIANLLRTSKRLSLLLKDEFYREAVLRDKEMYHGQPVSLIQAACFDQLASFEALLYLTNDINPPIIKLDQYPVYDSRAPHRVMAPKGVRNITILQAVCSLGNERMVKLVLDNDVDTEVHNDRGFTALHQSVLLNQTSIIKFLIDGGADVRALHGSCNTPLSYAFQYGFLEAAKMLVKAGGGNIKLPPGPNNPLSHAVTYGRLQIVKELLEASSSYFPEPCLTAALPGAAKTGNVDLVQYLLDAGAKATPDALGEACGINNLAMIRLLIDAGVDVRGRLQDGTTALYSVWSMGAAKTLLNEAPNLATIVAAGGPAVDRVYGLCDAEKNSEIIPLILLLLEVGPQEQVFGDTLLRQRAIHYAAQHGHEPVLRAILKKQRWQVFTRSDTGRTALHYATSSSSDSKLTCVRLLVEAGVDIFAVDLQGNTALQGTFHKERHPLDVAVTQYLVNAGADVCHTAENGGTALLDALRNQDPESALVLIEADSDVSAEDEKGRRPLHHAAKRGYFPVARELIRRGAEISPCNRKQNTPLHVAIYRGWRKYKEQEEYVKMVELAIIRRHKSLDLDFDSDSETLRGNGHLAVIQLLCSLGADLHVRASKLDLTPLDLVRMQRYYWEEFSPKGRCVDGEETALDLWWKLGTYIHWQNRFILRR